In the genome of Arachis stenosperma cultivar V10309 chromosome 6, arast.V10309.gnm1.PFL2, whole genome shotgun sequence, the window TTCAGTATTTGTTACCTagattatctttttattttttctaagaACACGGATTCAGAGTATTAACTGAgaaaattttaatagaaaatatataaagtataaagcttcaataaatttattatgtgtTTATTAAAACTGCTAGCTAAACCCAAAAAACAAATTCTTGTCAGTGTTGTTGCCAAGTAGATGGGTGTTGCAACCATGATCGCCGTGCAGAAGACAGCAAACTCAGCTGCCTTGTTCTAAGACACTCCCTAATATTACAATGCAAAGGACTTCAAACATTCTATTTTGCATTACTGTCACAAATTAGTGGGTCTTCATCTAATTAGAGTGGTAGAAACCAAGCTTAATAATTTCTCAAGGATGGTTGAGGAACAGGGTATATTTTAAGATGTGAGGAAGAGGTTCAATCCCACTTTTCTCATCATTTCCTCCCTCTTTCCAAACCATTTTCCCActcaaataaataaacaaatgaaagaaaaagaatagcGAGAGGATATATATCTGGTATGTGGACCGGGCAGAACAAGTGTTAGTACAGTATGACTGATGCTCCTCTCGCTTTCCAACCATGCATGGAACCCTAGATTTGTTCCCCACATCATATGTACCTGAAAGAACACAGCTCAGGCATGAATTAAACCTTTCAAAGGAACAAAGGGGGAAGGAGGAAGGATGTAAAGAGAATTATCAAGATATGCAAAAAGATGACGAATGCTCAATGTGAACAATAAACAACAGAGAGCGATGCCAAATTCAGAATCAAATCAATGAACTGGTCCTAAGAGAAGAATAAGGGAACATACACTTCATCACCAATGGGACTTTTAACAACAAATGTACACTGCTTTTTTACCTATTTATGAATTGCAGCTAAAAGGAAATAggcttttatttttgttgcttaATATAACTTAATGGAAGCATGACAATTCCCATATCCCAATGGAACTTGCTGAAAACTCCCCAAGTTCTCAATAAAATTCTCAGCACATGATAAACAATAAAGTTTCTCTTTATGAATTTGGCCTATTAGTGCCCTTAACAAGTTCGCTCATGTGCTTAATTATTTTAGAAAACATAAGAAGTTTATATTTTTCAATGCACCTATCGAGTTAAAGAACTTTTAAAATTTAGCATCATTAATAACCTTTAAAAGGCATTTGTTAGACAATCCCTTTATTTTGGGCACATCATGGGTTATAAAAAGCCATAAGTTAATGCAATCAACGATTACATTCAACCAAATGATTTAGCATAAAAAAAGGTCATATAGCAGACTAAGCGTAGAATAATGGCCAAGATGTTTAACGCATATATCTTGTGTTCAAAGAAGTCATCCATTCATTTCAGAAAGAATAAGTTCATTGTGAAATAAATAGTGAGGAAACCTAAGCATCCACCAGATCAATGAGGTTATCAACAATGAACCAAATATAATGGAAATAGCTCCAAGCCCTCATCACCAAAATAAAAAGTCACTGAAAGAGGTACCTTCCTAGCAATGGCTCTTGATAAATCAAAGCATTATTCAATGTTTTTCATACTTCACATACCAATGGTAAACTTTACAAGCAACATTTATTTCAATACAAGAATGATTTTGTTTACCAGTCATGGTAAAGGTCTTAAGACATTCAATGAATTCAGCATCCTCACGAAGTCTTCATGGTGGACCAAAGAGAAAAAATGTGGATAACATCCTACACTGTACAATCCCCCAATTCATTCGTTGCCACTTGAAACAAAAACCAACAATAGCTTATGAAAGTTTAACCAATAACACTAAAAGCTAAACCTCCTTAACTTCAAGCTTTAACTTCTACCTCCCTAAATCCACCATGTGCAGGAATCAACAATTCTTCCTTACCCACATTTAACCCAGCATTGCCCATATTCTGGTACAATGGATTCGAAGTCAATATCCGCAACCCAGAATTCTTACttatctccaaaacctcaggcAAACCACCACCACACCCCCTCGACATGCCCACATCGATCCGAATAGCTCTGTTCTCGCAGGCACCATTAATACCAGCCGTCTGAATTGTGTGTCCCATGATCATCCTCTTCGCACCAGGGACCGTCTTCAGAACATGCTCAAGAGTCGCACAATCGCAATTCTGAGCAACCTCATTTGAGAATTTCCTCAACCAAACGACAGCGTTCCTCCCCCTGCAATACTGCGGCGAAAACTTCCCCGAGGAGCCATTAATCCAATCCCTAACTTCCTCATTGATCCTCTCCAAACCGTAATCAACATGCTGCGGCAACAACCCTCCGTGAACAAAAAGGGAATCCCCAACAACCAAGACAGTTACATTCTGCGACAGAAACCTACTCGAAATTGGGCCGTTAGGCCGCAGGGCCGCAACCCGGGCTCGAAACCCGTCGAAGAACTCTCTTTTCACACCgtgaaatgacatcggaacccCTTTGAAGGGGTCTGTGGGGGTTTCTAAACCTTGGCAGAGGCCCTTCATTTTGTTACCAACACTGAACCACTGCTCCCAAACCCTAAATTCATCTAGAGCTGTTTTCGTTACAAAGCGGAAATCACCCTCAATGTTCATGATTTCGTGGTTGCCGTTCATGGTGATGATCTTGCCGCCGCTGCGGGCTGCCTCGCGTTTCAGCTTCTCGAGGAAGTAGAGGATCTTGAGCTCGTCGCCGCCGCGGTCAAGGACATCGCCGACCTGGACGACGGTGGCGGAGCCCCCTACGTAGCGGTCAGAGGCGTCGATAAGGCCGGCCAGGCGTAGCGCCTGCTTCGTCTTGTCGAGGTCGCCGTGGAGATCGCCGACGGCGATCAGGCGACTCGGAGAGGGCAGCCGGGTGGGTAATGGCGGTAGGGAGCGGGAAATTGAAGGGTTAGGGTTTTGTAGCGGCGGCGTCGGGAGGAGGAAGAGGCCACTGACTGAGAAGTCGACGAAGGTGTCAACGAAGAATGAGAGGAGATTGGGAGCGTCTTTGCAGATGGAGGTTTGGGTCTCGGCCACTTCTTCCCCTCCCATTTTGATTCAGTAACGAAAAACTGAGAACGAAGTATGTGTTAtagtattattaatttattatattttgaatgTCAATGGTTGGTATGAGTAGCCCATCACCAAACTATTAATTCAAATTCGATTCGACAACTATTGTTTTAATTCTGAAgatttctaaaatttgaattccatttTAGGGAGAAAagtatgattttttatttttgaaaatttttttatatttatttttaattttatctataaaattaataataaaaaattatattttaatctctaaaataatattcaaattctaaaaaatttccAAATCCTTTAATTCTAATGTGG includes:
- the LOC130935666 gene encoding shewanella-like protein phosphatase 2 translates to MGGEEVAETQTSICKDAPNLLSFFVDTFVDFSVSGLFLLPTPPLQNPNPSISRSLPPLPTRLPSPSRLIAVGDLHGDLDKTKQALRLAGLIDASDRYVGGSATVVQVGDVLDRGGDELKILYFLEKLKREAARSGGKIITMNGNHEIMNIEGDFRFVTKTALDEFRVWEQWFSVGNKMKGLCQGLETPTDPFKGVPMSFHGVKREFFDGFRARVAALRPNGPISSRFLSQNVTVLVVGDSLFVHGGLLPQHVDYGLERINEEVRDWINGSSGKFSPQYCRGRNAVVWLRKFSNEVAQNCDCATLEHVLKTVPGAKRMIMGHTIQTAGINGACENRAIRIDVGMSRGCGGGLPEVLEISKNSGLRILTSNPLYQNMGNAGLNVGKEELLIPAHGGFREVEVKA